A part of Canis lupus familiaris isolate Mischka breed German Shepherd chromosome 4, alternate assembly UU_Cfam_GSD_1.0, whole genome shotgun sequence genomic DNA contains:
- the ADO gene encoding 2-aminoethanethiol dioxygenase, translating to MPRDNMASLIQRIARQACLTFRGGGGGRSAPDLGSASGPEAPMPQGFPENLSKLKNLLTQVRAEDLNIAPRKATLQPLPPNLPPVTYMHIYETDGFSLGVFLLKSGTSIPLHDHPGMHGMLKVLYGTVRISCMDKLEAGGGQQPRPLPPEQQFEPPLQARERDAVRPGVLRSRAEYTEASGPCVLTPHQDNLHQIDAVDGPAAFLDILAPPYDPDDGRDCHYYRVLEPVRDKEASSSACDLPREVWLLETPQADDFWCEGEPYPGPKVFP from the coding sequence ATGCCCCGAGACAACATGGCCTCCCTGATCCAACGGATCGCCCGCCAGGCGTGCCTCACCttccggggcggcgggggcggccgcaGCGCTCCCGACCTCGGCTCGGCGTCGGGCCCCGAGGCCCCGATGCCGCAGGGCTTCCCGGAGAACCTGAGCAAGCTGAAGAACCTGCTGACCCAAGTCCGCGCCGAGGACCTCAACATCGCCCCGCGTAAGGCCACGCTGCAGCCACTGCCGCCCAACCTGCCGCCGGTCACCTACATGCACATCTACGAGACCGACGGCTTCAGCCTCGGCGTGTTCCTGCTCAAGAGCGGCACGTCCATCCCGTTGCACGACCACCCGGGCATGCACGGCATGCTCAAGGTGCTCTATGGCACCGTGCGCATCAGCTGCATGGACAAACTggaggcgggcggcgggcagCAGCCGCGGCCCCTGCCGCCCGAGCAGCAGTTCGAGCCGCCGCTGCAGGCCCGCGAGCGGGACGCCGTGCGGCCGGGCGTGCTGCGCTCGCGGGCCGAGTACACCGAGGCCAGCGGTCCCTGCGTCCTCACCCCGCACCAGGACAACCTGCACCAGATCGATGCCGTGGACGGACCCGCCGCCTTCCTGGACATTCTGGCCCCGCCCTATGACCCCGACGACGGCCGGGACTGCCACTATTACCGGGTGCTGGAGCCCGTCAGGGACAAGGAGGCCTCCAGCTCGGCCTGTGACCTGCCCCGAGAGGTGTGGCTCCTGGAGACCCCGCAAGCCGATGACTTCTGGTGCGAGGGCGAGCCCTATCCAGGTCCCAAAGTCTTCCCTTGA
- the EGR2 gene encoding E3 SUMO-protein ligase EGR2 isoform X3, protein MRVGLPSEASSCRWPARGPRDRPERRRSGLAHVLSDNIYPVEDLAATSVTIFPNAELGGPFDQMNGVAGDGMINIDMTGEKRSLDLPYPSSFAPVSAPRNQTFTYMGKFSIDPQYPGASCYPEGIINIVSAGILQGVTSPASTTASSSVTSASPNPLATGPLGVCTMSQTQPDLDHLYSPPPPPPPYSGCTGDLYQDPSAFLSAATTSTSSSLAYPPPPSYPSPKPATDPGLFPMIPDYPGFFPSQCQRDLHGTAGPDRKPFPCPLDSLRVPPPLTPLSTIRNFTLGGPSAGATGPGPSGGSEGPRLPGSSSAAAAAAYNPHHLPLRPILRPRKYPNRPSKTPVHERPYPCPAEGCDRRFSRSDELTRHIRIHTGHKPFQCRICMRNFSRSDHLTTHIRTHTGEKPFACDYCGRKFARSDERKRHTKIHLRQKERKSSAPSSSVPAASTASCPGGSQAGGPLCSSNGSTIGGGSLAPCSSRTRTP, encoded by the exons ATGCGAGTCGGGCTCCCCTCCGAGGCGTCGTCTTGCCGGTGGCCAGCGCGGGGGCCGCGGGACCGGCCGGAGCGCAGGCGGAGCGGGCTGGCGCACGTG CTGTCTGACAACATCTACCCGGTGGAGGACCTCGCCGCCACGTCGGTGACCATCTTCCCCAATGCCGAACTGGGAGGCCCCTTTGACCAGATGAACGGAGTGGCCGGAG ATGGCATGATCAACATTGACATGACTGGAGAGAAGAGGTCCTTGGATCTCCCATATCCCAGCAGCTTTGCTCCGGTCTCTGCACCTAGAAACCAGACCTTCACGTACATGGGCAAGTTCTCCATTGACCCCCAGTACCCTGGTGCCAGCTGCTACCCAGAAGGCATCATCAATATTGTGAGTGCAGGCATCCTGCAAGGGGTTACCTCCCCAGCTTCGACCACAGCCTCGTCCAGTGTCACCTCTGCCTCCCCCAACCCACTGGCCACAGGACCCCTGGGGGTGTGCACCATGTCTCAGACCCAGCCTGACCTGGACCACCTCTACTCGCCACCGCCACCGCCTCCTCCTTATTCTGGCTGTACAGGAGACCTCTACCAGGACCCCTCGGCGTTCCTGTCGGcagccaccacctccacctcctcctctctggcctaCCCACCACCTCCTTCCTACCCCTCCCCTAAGCCAGCCACGGACCCCGGTCTGTTTCCCATGATCCCAGACTACCCCGGATTCTTCCCATCACAGTGCCAGAGAGACCTACATGGTACAGCTGGCCCAGACCGCAAACCCTTTCCCTGCCCTCTGGACTCCTTGCGAGTCCCTCCTCCACTCACTCCACTTTCCACCATTCGCAACTTTACCCTGGGGGGCCCCAGTGCTGGGGCCACAGGGCCAGGGCCCAGTGGAGGCAGTGAGGGACCCCGGCTGCCTGGCAGCAGCTcggcagccgccgccgccgcctatAACCCACACCACCTGCCTCTGCGGCCCATTCTGAGGCCTCGCAAGTACCCCAACAGGCCTAGCAAGACCCCAGTGCATGAGAGGCCCTACCCGTGCCCAGCAGAAGGCTGTGACCGGCGCTTCTCCCGCTCCGATGAGCTGACCCGACACATCCGAATCCACACGGGACACAAGCCCTTCCAGTGTCGGATTTGCATGCGCAACTTCAGCCGCAGTGACCACCTCACTACCCACATCCGCACCCACACTGGCGAGAAGCCCTTTGCCTGTGACTACTGCGGCCGCAAGTTTGCCCGGAGTGATGAGAGGAAGCGCCACACCAAGATCCACCTGAGACAGAAGGAGCGCAAAAGCAGCGCCCCCTCCTCATCCGTGCCAGCTGCCTCTACAGCCTCTTGCCCCGGGGGCTCGCAGGCTGGGGGGCCGCTGTGCAGCAGCAACGGCAGCACCATCGGCGGAGGGTCCCTTGCCCCTTGTTCCTCTCGGACCCGGACACCTTGA
- the EGR2 gene encoding E3 SUMO-protein ligase EGR2 isoform X4: MNGVAGDGMINIDMTGEKRSLDLPYPSSFAPVSAPRNQTFTYMGKFSIDPQYPGASCYPEGIINIVSAGILQGVTSPASTTASSSVTSASPNPLATGPLGVCTMSQTQPDLDHLYSPPPPPPPYSGCTGDLYQDPSAFLSAATTSTSSSLAYPPPPSYPSPKPATDPGLFPMIPDYPGFFPSQCQRDLHGTAGPDRKPFPCPLDSLRVPPPLTPLSTIRNFTLGGPSAGATGPGPSGGSEGPRLPGSSSAAAAAAYNPHHLPLRPILRPRKYPNRPSKTPVHERPYPCPAEGCDRRFSRSDELTRHIRIHTGHKPFQCRICMRNFSRSDHLTTHIRTHTGEKPFACDYCGRKFARSDERKRHTKIHLRQKERKSSAPSSSVPAASTASCPGGSQAGGPLCSSNGSTIGGGSLAPCSSRTRTP; this comes from the exons ATGAACGGAGTGGCCGGAG ATGGCATGATCAACATTGACATGACTGGAGAGAAGAGGTCCTTGGATCTCCCATATCCCAGCAGCTTTGCTCCGGTCTCTGCACCTAGAAACCAGACCTTCACGTACATGGGCAAGTTCTCCATTGACCCCCAGTACCCTGGTGCCAGCTGCTACCCAGAAGGCATCATCAATATTGTGAGTGCAGGCATCCTGCAAGGGGTTACCTCCCCAGCTTCGACCACAGCCTCGTCCAGTGTCACCTCTGCCTCCCCCAACCCACTGGCCACAGGACCCCTGGGGGTGTGCACCATGTCTCAGACCCAGCCTGACCTGGACCACCTCTACTCGCCACCGCCACCGCCTCCTCCTTATTCTGGCTGTACAGGAGACCTCTACCAGGACCCCTCGGCGTTCCTGTCGGcagccaccacctccacctcctcctctctggcctaCCCACCACCTCCTTCCTACCCCTCCCCTAAGCCAGCCACGGACCCCGGTCTGTTTCCCATGATCCCAGACTACCCCGGATTCTTCCCATCACAGTGCCAGAGAGACCTACATGGTACAGCTGGCCCAGACCGCAAACCCTTTCCCTGCCCTCTGGACTCCTTGCGAGTCCCTCCTCCACTCACTCCACTTTCCACCATTCGCAACTTTACCCTGGGGGGCCCCAGTGCTGGGGCCACAGGGCCAGGGCCCAGTGGAGGCAGTGAGGGACCCCGGCTGCCTGGCAGCAGCTcggcagccgccgccgccgcctatAACCCACACCACCTGCCTCTGCGGCCCATTCTGAGGCCTCGCAAGTACCCCAACAGGCCTAGCAAGACCCCAGTGCATGAGAGGCCCTACCCGTGCCCAGCAGAAGGCTGTGACCGGCGCTTCTCCCGCTCCGATGAGCTGACCCGACACATCCGAATCCACACGGGACACAAGCCCTTCCAGTGTCGGATTTGCATGCGCAACTTCAGCCGCAGTGACCACCTCACTACCCACATCCGCACCCACACTGGCGAGAAGCCCTTTGCCTGTGACTACTGCGGCCGCAAGTTTGCCCGGAGTGATGAGAGGAAGCGCCACACCAAGATCCACCTGAGACAGAAGGAGCGCAAAAGCAGCGCCCCCTCCTCATCCGTGCCAGCTGCCTCTACAGCCTCTTGCCCCGGGGGCTCGCAGGCTGGGGGGCCGCTGTGCAGCAGCAACGGCAGCACCATCGGCGGAGGGTCCCTTGCCCCTTGTTCCTCTCGGACCCGGACACCTTGA
- the EGR2 gene encoding E3 SUMO-protein ligase EGR2 isoform X2 produces the protein MFSWELKWSRYCQPLSSSSCLKQGRPSSQPLSKELHVKLSDNIYPVEDLAATSVTIFPNAELGGPFDQMNGVAGDGMINIDMTGEKRSLDLPYPSSFAPVSAPRNQTFTYMGKFSIDPQYPGASCYPEGIINIVSAGILQGVTSPASTTASSSVTSASPNPLATGPLGVCTMSQTQPDLDHLYSPPPPPPPYSGCTGDLYQDPSAFLSAATTSTSSSLAYPPPPSYPSPKPATDPGLFPMIPDYPGFFPSQCQRDLHGTAGPDRKPFPCPLDSLRVPPPLTPLSTIRNFTLGGPSAGATGPGPSGGSEGPRLPGSSSAAAAAAYNPHHLPLRPILRPRKYPNRPSKTPVHERPYPCPAEGCDRRFSRSDELTRHIRIHTGHKPFQCRICMRNFSRSDHLTTHIRTHTGEKPFACDYCGRKFARSDERKRHTKIHLRQKERKSSAPSSSVPAASTASCPGGSQAGGPLCSSNGSTIGGGSLAPCSSRTRTP, from the exons CTGTCTGACAACATCTACCCGGTGGAGGACCTCGCCGCCACGTCGGTGACCATCTTCCCCAATGCCGAACTGGGAGGCCCCTTTGACCAGATGAACGGAGTGGCCGGAG ATGGCATGATCAACATTGACATGACTGGAGAGAAGAGGTCCTTGGATCTCCCATATCCCAGCAGCTTTGCTCCGGTCTCTGCACCTAGAAACCAGACCTTCACGTACATGGGCAAGTTCTCCATTGACCCCCAGTACCCTGGTGCCAGCTGCTACCCAGAAGGCATCATCAATATTGTGAGTGCAGGCATCCTGCAAGGGGTTACCTCCCCAGCTTCGACCACAGCCTCGTCCAGTGTCACCTCTGCCTCCCCCAACCCACTGGCCACAGGACCCCTGGGGGTGTGCACCATGTCTCAGACCCAGCCTGACCTGGACCACCTCTACTCGCCACCGCCACCGCCTCCTCCTTATTCTGGCTGTACAGGAGACCTCTACCAGGACCCCTCGGCGTTCCTGTCGGcagccaccacctccacctcctcctctctggcctaCCCACCACCTCCTTCCTACCCCTCCCCTAAGCCAGCCACGGACCCCGGTCTGTTTCCCATGATCCCAGACTACCCCGGATTCTTCCCATCACAGTGCCAGAGAGACCTACATGGTACAGCTGGCCCAGACCGCAAACCCTTTCCCTGCCCTCTGGACTCCTTGCGAGTCCCTCCTCCACTCACTCCACTTTCCACCATTCGCAACTTTACCCTGGGGGGCCCCAGTGCTGGGGCCACAGGGCCAGGGCCCAGTGGAGGCAGTGAGGGACCCCGGCTGCCTGGCAGCAGCTcggcagccgccgccgccgcctatAACCCACACCACCTGCCTCTGCGGCCCATTCTGAGGCCTCGCAAGTACCCCAACAGGCCTAGCAAGACCCCAGTGCATGAGAGGCCCTACCCGTGCCCAGCAGAAGGCTGTGACCGGCGCTTCTCCCGCTCCGATGAGCTGACCCGACACATCCGAATCCACACGGGACACAAGCCCTTCCAGTGTCGGATTTGCATGCGCAACTTCAGCCGCAGTGACCACCTCACTACCCACATCCGCACCCACACTGGCGAGAAGCCCTTTGCCTGTGACTACTGCGGCCGCAAGTTTGCCCGGAGTGATGAGAGGAAGCGCCACACCAAGATCCACCTGAGACAGAAGGAGCGCAAAAGCAGCGCCCCCTCCTCATCCGTGCCAGCTGCCTCTACAGCCTCTTGCCCCGGGGGCTCGCAGGCTGGGGGGCCGCTGTGCAGCAGCAACGGCAGCACCATCGGCGGAGGGTCCCTTGCCCCTTGTTCCTCTCGGACCCGGACACCTTGA